The Populus nigra chromosome 14, ddPopNigr1.1, whole genome shotgun sequence genome has a segment encoding these proteins:
- the LOC133673109 gene encoding uncharacterized protein LOC133673109 isoform X2, with protein sequence MWHEARRSEKKVHDMMDAARKRAQRRAVFLAKRRGDPMQSIRLIGNRSRMYRDDGLYQATHDQQGLIPWNGKQDVLIDRFDGRALLDFIRESGTRQALQKSEEEEELEEFVNFERYRDLIKHRRRGFTDDEGLQHVYQELEAKFTTPFASDSNSQTQQPPASKGPYSQVGFSYDGDGKEETHFSDGDDSESEDEDDDDDEDFNSDDSNDEGMETIAKEFGVKRYGWLVYMDKKAKEEEKRQKEVIKGDPAIRKMSRKERRKASQIEREREREAARITGTRVLHHDPYRESRRSPTYEAYSRSRRSRSRSRSYSPSHSRRYTRGGHLDEIHQSKSRTPKIEYITEFGGSCDRDEPKLGGYSPPPSPPSQADVLNRASSGHILEALHIDPASGVSPENEKSTKVSKPAVSASSGLAKLAKASTSGGPLKQQQGEKKETPQERLKRIMSKQLNKQIKKDTATEMAKKREQERHRQEKLAETNQLSRYRRRSHSRSRSPPRSSRSPSRSRSSRKYHSRSRSPSRSRTRTRSRSHSHSRSPRVRSRSRY encoded by the exons ATGTGGCACGAAGCAAGAAGATCAGAGAAGAAAGTACACGACATGATGGACGCAGCTCGAAAGAGAGCACAACGACGAGCCGTCTTTTTGGCCAAGAGAAGAGGCGATCCAATGCAATCCATTCGACTTATCGGCAATCGATCTCGCATGTATCGTGACGATGGTCTCTATCAAGCCACACATGACCAGCAAGGCCT GATACCTTGGAATGGAAAACAGGATGTTCTTATTGACAG ATTTGATGGCCGTGCTTTACTTGATTTTATACGGGAGTCTGGGACCCGACAGGCCCTGCAGAAAtcggaagaagaagaagaacttgAAGAGTTTGTTAATTTTGAGCGTTATCGGGATTTAATTAAGCATCGACGTAGAGGAT TTACTGATGATGAGGGTTTGCAGCATGTATATCAAGAGCTTGAGGCAAAGTTTACCACTCCGTTTGCTTCAGACAG TAATTCTCAGACACAACAACCTCCTGCTAGCAAAGGTCCTTATTCCCAAGTAGGGTTTTCTTATGATGGGGATGGAAAAGAGGAAACACATTTTTCAGATGGTGATGACAGTGAaagtgaagatgaagatgatgacgatgatgaagATTTTAATAGCGATGACAGCAATGATGAAGGAATGGAAACAATAGCAAAAGAATTTGGAGTGAAAAGGTATGGCTGGCTTGTTTACATGGATAAAAaggcaaaagaagaagagaaaagacagAAGGAAGTTATCAAAGGCGATCCTGCAATT AGGAAAATGAGTCGCAAGGAAAGAAGGAAAGCTTCTCAGATAgaaagggaaagagagagagaagctgCTAGAATAACAGGAACAAGAGTGCTGCATCATGATCCCTACCG TGAATCTAGACGAAGTCCAACTTATGAAGCTTATTCTCGCTCCAGAAG ATCGAGATCCAGATCACGCTCATATTCACCATCACATTCTAGGCGTTATACTCGTGGAGGGCATCTTGATGAAATTCACCAAAGTAAATCAAGGACTCCTAAGATAGAATACATCACCGAATTTGGGGGCTCTTGTGACAGGGATGAGCCAAAGCTTGGAGGATATTCTCCACCACCATCTCCTCCATCACAGGCTGATGTGCTGAACCG GGCGTCATCTGGTCACATACTTGAGGCATTGCATATTGATCCTGCATCTGGTGTATCCCCTGAAAATGAAAAGAGCACAAAAGTATCAAAACCAGCAGTAAG CGCATCATCTGGATTAGCAAAATTAGCGAAGGCGAGTACTTCTGGGGGTCCTTTGAAGCAGcaacaaggagagaaaaaagaaactcCTCAGGAGAGACTCAAAAGGATAATGAGCAAGCAGCTAAACAAACAAA TCAAAAAAGATACTGCTACCGAAATGGCCAAGAAACGAGAGCAGGAGCGCCATAGGCAAGAGAAACTTGCAGAAACAAATCAATTGAGTCGATATAGACGTCGCAGCCATAGCAGGAGTCGTTCTCCGCCAAG GTCCAGTAGAAGTCCAAGTAGAAGTAGGAGCTCTCGAAAATATCATTCCCGTTCCCGCTCTCCATCCCGGTCCCGAACACGCACCCGCTCCCGCTCACACTCTCATTCCCGCTCACCAAG GGTAAGAAGCCGATCAAGATACTGA
- the LOC133673109 gene encoding uncharacterized protein LOC133673109 isoform X1: MWHEARRSEKKVHDMMDAARKRAQRRAVFLAKRRGDPMQSIRLIGNRSRMYRDDGLYQATHDQQGLIPWNGKQDVLIDRFDGRALLDFIRESGTRQALQKSEEEEELEEFVNFERYRDLIKHRRRGFTDDEGLQHVYQELEAKFTTPFASDSNSQTQQPPASKGPYSQVGFSYDGDGKEETHFSDGDDSESEDEDDDDDEDFNSDDSNDEGMETIAKEFGVKRYGWLVYMDKKAKEEEKRQKEVIKGDPAIRKMSRKERRKASQIEREREREAARITGTRVLHHDPYRESRRSPTYEAYSRSRRSRSRSRSYSPSHSRRYTRGGHLDEIHQSKSRTPKIEYITEFGGSCDRDEPKLGGYSPPPSPPSQADVLNRASSGHILEALHIDPASGVSPENEKSTKVSKPAVSASSGLAKLAKASTSGGPLKQQQGEKKETPQERLKRIMSKQLNKQIKKDTATEMAKKREQERHRQEKLAETNQLSRYRRRSHSRSRSPPRRHRSSRSPSRSRSSRKYHSRSRSPSRSRTRTRSRSHSHSRSPRVRSRSRY; encoded by the exons ATGTGGCACGAAGCAAGAAGATCAGAGAAGAAAGTACACGACATGATGGACGCAGCTCGAAAGAGAGCACAACGACGAGCCGTCTTTTTGGCCAAGAGAAGAGGCGATCCAATGCAATCCATTCGACTTATCGGCAATCGATCTCGCATGTATCGTGACGATGGTCTCTATCAAGCCACACATGACCAGCAAGGCCT GATACCTTGGAATGGAAAACAGGATGTTCTTATTGACAG ATTTGATGGCCGTGCTTTACTTGATTTTATACGGGAGTCTGGGACCCGACAGGCCCTGCAGAAAtcggaagaagaagaagaacttgAAGAGTTTGTTAATTTTGAGCGTTATCGGGATTTAATTAAGCATCGACGTAGAGGAT TTACTGATGATGAGGGTTTGCAGCATGTATATCAAGAGCTTGAGGCAAAGTTTACCACTCCGTTTGCTTCAGACAG TAATTCTCAGACACAACAACCTCCTGCTAGCAAAGGTCCTTATTCCCAAGTAGGGTTTTCTTATGATGGGGATGGAAAAGAGGAAACACATTTTTCAGATGGTGATGACAGTGAaagtgaagatgaagatgatgacgatgatgaagATTTTAATAGCGATGACAGCAATGATGAAGGAATGGAAACAATAGCAAAAGAATTTGGAGTGAAAAGGTATGGCTGGCTTGTTTACATGGATAAAAaggcaaaagaagaagagaaaagacagAAGGAAGTTATCAAAGGCGATCCTGCAATT AGGAAAATGAGTCGCAAGGAAAGAAGGAAAGCTTCTCAGATAgaaagggaaagagagagagaagctgCTAGAATAACAGGAACAAGAGTGCTGCATCATGATCCCTACCG TGAATCTAGACGAAGTCCAACTTATGAAGCTTATTCTCGCTCCAGAAG ATCGAGATCCAGATCACGCTCATATTCACCATCACATTCTAGGCGTTATACTCGTGGAGGGCATCTTGATGAAATTCACCAAAGTAAATCAAGGACTCCTAAGATAGAATACATCACCGAATTTGGGGGCTCTTGTGACAGGGATGAGCCAAAGCTTGGAGGATATTCTCCACCACCATCTCCTCCATCACAGGCTGATGTGCTGAACCG GGCGTCATCTGGTCACATACTTGAGGCATTGCATATTGATCCTGCATCTGGTGTATCCCCTGAAAATGAAAAGAGCACAAAAGTATCAAAACCAGCAGTAAG CGCATCATCTGGATTAGCAAAATTAGCGAAGGCGAGTACTTCTGGGGGTCCTTTGAAGCAGcaacaaggagagaaaaaagaaactcCTCAGGAGAGACTCAAAAGGATAATGAGCAAGCAGCTAAACAAACAAA TCAAAAAAGATACTGCTACCGAAATGGCCAAGAAACGAGAGCAGGAGCGCCATAGGCAAGAGAAACTTGCAGAAACAAATCAATTGAGTCGATATAGACGTCGCAGCCATAGCAGGAGTCGTTCTCCGCCAAG AAGACACAGGTCCAGTAGAAGTCCAAGTAGAAGTAGGAGCTCTCGAAAATATCATTCCCGTTCCCGCTCTCCATCCCGGTCCCGAACACGCACCCGCTCCCGCTCACACTCTCATTCCCGCTCACCAAG GGTAAGAAGCCGATCAAGATACTGA